One genomic window of Cricetulus griseus strain 17A/GY chromosome 3, alternate assembly CriGri-PICRH-1.0, whole genome shotgun sequence includes the following:
- the Sf1 gene encoding splicing factor 1 isoform X4 — MATGANATPLDFPSKKRKRSRWNQDTMEQKTVIPGMPTVIPPGLTREQERAYIVQLQIEDLTRKLRTGDLGIPPNPEDRSPSPEPIYNSEGKRLNTREFRTRKKLEEERHTLITEMVALNPDFKPPADYKPPATRVSDKVMIPQDEYPEINFVGLLIGPRGNTLKNIEKECNAKIMIRGKGSVKEGKVGRKDGQMLPGEDEPLHALVTANTMENVKKAVEQIRNILKQGIETPEDQNDLRKMQLRELARLNGTLREDDNRILRPWQSSETRSITNTTVCTKCGGAGHIASDCKFQRPGDPQSAQDKARMDKEYLSLMAELGEAPVPASVGSTSGPATTPLASAPRPAAPASNPPPPSLMSTTQSRPPWMNSGPSENRPYHGMHGGGPGGPGGGPHSFPHPLPSLTGGHGGHPMQHNPNGPPPPWMQPPPPPMNQGPHPPGHHGPPPMGKSVPGKYACGLWGLSPASRKRYDAATAYGHDAAASATSQWAAPASSLWSSSSMAAAAAAASTTPSAQQQYGFQHPLAMAAKYDDYHHERWHRVHPAMATAAGGCRSFSRSPSDARQPHYGAPAPRGPAASAARGPSPSAASATWFRRHDVCPTPSSSASHGPF; from the exons ATGGCGACCGGAGCGAACGCCACGCCGCTGG ACTTCCCAagtaagaagaggaagaggagccgGTGGAACCAAGACACAATGGAACAAAAGACAGTGATTCCAGGCATGCCCACGGTTATCCCCCCTGGACTGACTCGGGAACAAGAAAGAGCTTATATAG TGCAACTACAGATAGAAGACCTGACTCGTAAACTGCGCACAGGAGACCTGGGCATCCCCCCTAACCCTGAGGACAG GTCCCCTTCCCCTGAGCCAATCTACAACAGTGAGGGGAAGCGGCTTAATACTCGAGAGTTCCGTACACGCAAAAAGCTTGAAGAGGAGCGACACACCCTCATCACAGAGATGGTCGCCCTCAACCCAGACTTTAAACCACCTGCAGATTACAA gCCTCCAGCAACACGTGTGAGCGATAAAGTAATGATTCCCCAAGATGAGTATCCAGAAATCAATTTTGTGGGTCTCTTAATTGGGCCCAG AGGGAACACCCTGAAGAACATTGAGAAGGAATGCAATGCCAAGATCATGATACGGGGGAAAGGATCTGTGAAAGAAGGGAAAGTTGGGCGCAAAGATGGTCAGATGTTGCCCGGAGAGGATGAACCTCTTCATGCTCTGGTCACTGCCAATACAATGGAGAATGTCAAAAAGGCAGTAGAACAG ATCAGAAACATCCTGAAGCAGGGTATTGAGACCCCAGAAGACCAGAATGATCTACGGAAGATGCAGCTTCGAGAGTTGGCTCGCTTGAATGGCACTCTACGGGAAGATGATAACAG GATCTTAAGACCTTGGCAGAGCTCAGAAACACGCAGCATTACCAATACTACTGTGTGTACCAAGTGTGGAGGGGCCGGCCATATTGCTTCCGATTGCAAATTTCAGAG GCCTGGCGACCCTCAGTCAGCCCAGGATAAAGCacgaatggataaagaatatttGTCTCTTATGGCTGAGCTAGGGGAAGCTCCTGTCCCTGCATCTGTGGGCTCCACCTCTGGACCTGCCACCACACCCCTGGCCAGTGCACCAAGACCTGCTGCTCCTGCCAGCAACCCACCACCACCG TCTCTTATGTCTACAACGCAGAGTCGCCCACCCTGGATGAATTCTGGTCCTTCAGAGAATCGGCCCTACCATGGCATGCATGGAGGTGGTCCTGGTGGGCCTGGAGGTGGGCCCCACAGCTTCCCACACCCATTACCCAGCCTGACAGGTGGGCATGGTGGACATCCCATGCAGCACAACCCAAATGGACCACCACCACCTTGGatgcagccaccaccaccaccgatGAACCAGGGCCCCCACCCACCCGGACACCATGGCCCTCCTCCAATGGGTAA ATCAGTACCTGGGAAGTACGCCTGTGGGCTCTGGGGTCTATCGCCTGCATCAAGGAAAAG GTATGATGCCGCCACCGCCTATGGGCATGATGCCGCCGCCTCCGCCACCTCCCAGTGGGCAGCCCCCGCCTCCTCCCTCTGGTCCTCTTCCTccatggcagcagcagcagcagcagcctccaCCACCCCCTCCGCCCAGCAGCAGTATGGCTTCCAGCACCCCCTTGCCATGGCAGCAAA ATACGACGACTACCACCACGAGCGCTGGCACAGGGTCCATCCCGCCATGGCAACAGCAGCAGGCGGCTGCCGCAGCTTCTCCAGGAGCCCCTCAGATGCAAGGCAACCCCACTATGGTGCCCCTGCCCCCCGGGGTCCAGCCGCCTCTGCCGCCCGGGGCCCCTCCCCCTCCGCCGCCTCCGCCACCTGGTTCCGCCGGCATGATGTatgccccaccccctcctcctccgcctcccaTGGACCCTTCTAA
- the Sf1 gene encoding splicing factor 1 isoform X9, translated as MVALNPDFKPPADYKPPATRVSDKVMIPQDEYPEINFVGLLIGPRGNTLKNIEKECNAKIMIRGKGSVKEGKVGRKDGQMLPGEDEPLHALVTANTMENVKKAVEQIRNILKQGIETPEDQNDLRKMQLRELARLNGTLREDDNRILRPWQSSETRSITNTTVCTKCGGAGHIASDCKFQRPGDPQSAQDKARMDKEYLSLMAELGEAPVPASVGSTSGPATTPLASAPRPAAPASNPPPPSLMSTTQSRPPWMNSGPSENRPYHGMHGGGPGGPGGGPHSFPHPLPSLTGGHGGHPMQHNPNGPPPPWMQPPPPPMNQGPHPPGHHGPPPMDQYLGSTPVGSGVYRLHQGKGMMPPPPMGMMPPPPPPPSGQPPPPPSGPLPPWQQQQQQPPPPPPPSSSMASSTPLPWQQNTTTTTTSAGTGSIPPWQQQQAAAAASPGAPQMQGNPTMVPLPPGVQPPLPPGAPPPPPPPPPGSAGMMYAPPPPPPPPMDPSNFVTMMGMGVAGMPPFGMPPAPPPPPPQN; from the exons ATGGTCGCCCTCAACCCAGACTTTAAACCACCTGCAGATTACAA gCCTCCAGCAACACGTGTGAGCGATAAAGTAATGATTCCCCAAGATGAGTATCCAGAAATCAATTTTGTGGGTCTCTTAATTGGGCCCAG AGGGAACACCCTGAAGAACATTGAGAAGGAATGCAATGCCAAGATCATGATACGGGGGAAAGGATCTGTGAAAGAAGGGAAAGTTGGGCGCAAAGATGGTCAGATGTTGCCCGGAGAGGATGAACCTCTTCATGCTCTGGTCACTGCCAATACAATGGAGAATGTCAAAAAGGCAGTAGAACAG ATCAGAAACATCCTGAAGCAGGGTATTGAGACCCCAGAAGACCAGAATGATCTACGGAAGATGCAGCTTCGAGAGTTGGCTCGCTTGAATGGCACTCTACGGGAAGATGATAACAG GATCTTAAGACCTTGGCAGAGCTCAGAAACACGCAGCATTACCAATACTACTGTGTGTACCAAGTGTGGAGGGGCCGGCCATATTGCTTCCGATTGCAAATTTCAGAG GCCTGGCGACCCTCAGTCAGCCCAGGATAAAGCacgaatggataaagaatatttGTCTCTTATGGCTGAGCTAGGGGAAGCTCCTGTCCCTGCATCTGTGGGCTCCACCTCTGGACCTGCCACCACACCCCTGGCCAGTGCACCAAGACCTGCTGCTCCTGCCAGCAACCCACCACCACCG TCTCTTATGTCTACAACGCAGAGTCGCCCACCCTGGATGAATTCTGGTCCTTCAGAGAATCGGCCCTACCATGGCATGCATGGAGGTGGTCCTGGTGGGCCTGGAGGTGGGCCCCACAGCTTCCCACACCCATTACCCAGCCTGACAGGTGGGCATGGTGGACATCCCATGCAGCACAACCCAAATGGACCACCACCACCTTGGatgcagccaccaccaccaccgatGAACCAGGGCCCCCACCCACCCGGACACCATGGCCCTCCTCCAATGG ATCAGTACCTGGGAAGTACGCCTGTGGGCTCTGGGGTCTATCGCCTGCATCAAGGAAAAG GTATGATGCCGCCACCGCCTATGGGCATGATGCCGCCGCCTCCGCCACCTCCCAGTGGGCAGCCCCCGCCTCCTCCCTCTGGTCCTCTTCCTccatggcagcagcagcagcagcagcctccaCCACCCCCTCCGCCCAGCAGCAGTATGGCTTCCAGCACCCCCTTGCCATGGCAGCAAA ATACGACGACTACCACCACGAGCGCTGGCACAGGGTCCATCCCGCCATGGCAACAGCAGCAGGCGGCTGCCGCAGCTTCTCCAGGAGCCCCTCAGATGCAAGGCAACCCCACTATGGTGCCCCTGCCCCCCGGGGTCCAGCCGCCTCTGCCGCCCGGGGCCCCTCCCCCTCCGCCGCCTCCGCCACCTGGTTCCGCCGGCATGATGTatgccccaccccctcctcctccgcctcccaTGGACCCTTCTAACTTTGTCACCATGATGGGCATGGGGGTGGCGGGCATGCCGCCCTTCGGGATGCCTCCAGCTCCCCCACCGCCTCCACCACAGAActag
- the Sf1 gene encoding splicing factor 1 isoform X5, with protein MATGANATPLDFPSKKRKRSRWNQDTMEQKTVIPGMPTVIPPGLTREQERAYIVQLQIEDLTRKLRTGDLGIPPNPEDRSPSPEPIYNSEGKRLNTREFRTRKKLEEERHTLITEMVALNPDFKPPADYKPPATRVSDKVMIPQDEYPEINFVGLLIGPRGNTLKNIEKECNAKIMIRGKGSVKEGKVGRKDGQMLPGEDEPLHALVTANTMENVKKAVEQIRNILKQGIETPEDQNDLRKMQLRELARLNGTLREDDNRILRPWQSSETRSITNTTVCTKCGGAGHIASDCKFQRPGDPQSAQDKARMDKEYLSLMAELGEAPVPASVGSTSGPATTPLASAPRPAAPASNPPPPSLMSTTQSRPPWMNSGPSENRPYHGMHGGGPGGPGGGPHSFPHPLPSLTGGHGGHPMQHNPNGPPPPWMQPPPPPMNQGPHPPGHHGPPPMVPGKYACGLWGLSPASRKRYDAATAYGHDAAASATSQWAAPASSLWSSSSMAAAAAAASTTPSAQQQYGFQHPLAMAAKYDDYHHERWHRVHPAMATAAGGCRSFSRSPSDARQPHYGAPAPRGPAASAARGPSPSAASATWFRRHDVCPTPSSSASHGPF; from the exons ATGGCGACCGGAGCGAACGCCACGCCGCTGG ACTTCCCAagtaagaagaggaagaggagccgGTGGAACCAAGACACAATGGAACAAAAGACAGTGATTCCAGGCATGCCCACGGTTATCCCCCCTGGACTGACTCGGGAACAAGAAAGAGCTTATATAG TGCAACTACAGATAGAAGACCTGACTCGTAAACTGCGCACAGGAGACCTGGGCATCCCCCCTAACCCTGAGGACAG GTCCCCTTCCCCTGAGCCAATCTACAACAGTGAGGGGAAGCGGCTTAATACTCGAGAGTTCCGTACACGCAAAAAGCTTGAAGAGGAGCGACACACCCTCATCACAGAGATGGTCGCCCTCAACCCAGACTTTAAACCACCTGCAGATTACAA gCCTCCAGCAACACGTGTGAGCGATAAAGTAATGATTCCCCAAGATGAGTATCCAGAAATCAATTTTGTGGGTCTCTTAATTGGGCCCAG AGGGAACACCCTGAAGAACATTGAGAAGGAATGCAATGCCAAGATCATGATACGGGGGAAAGGATCTGTGAAAGAAGGGAAAGTTGGGCGCAAAGATGGTCAGATGTTGCCCGGAGAGGATGAACCTCTTCATGCTCTGGTCACTGCCAATACAATGGAGAATGTCAAAAAGGCAGTAGAACAG ATCAGAAACATCCTGAAGCAGGGTATTGAGACCCCAGAAGACCAGAATGATCTACGGAAGATGCAGCTTCGAGAGTTGGCTCGCTTGAATGGCACTCTACGGGAAGATGATAACAG GATCTTAAGACCTTGGCAGAGCTCAGAAACACGCAGCATTACCAATACTACTGTGTGTACCAAGTGTGGAGGGGCCGGCCATATTGCTTCCGATTGCAAATTTCAGAG GCCTGGCGACCCTCAGTCAGCCCAGGATAAAGCacgaatggataaagaatatttGTCTCTTATGGCTGAGCTAGGGGAAGCTCCTGTCCCTGCATCTGTGGGCTCCACCTCTGGACCTGCCACCACACCCCTGGCCAGTGCACCAAGACCTGCTGCTCCTGCCAGCAACCCACCACCACCG TCTCTTATGTCTACAACGCAGAGTCGCCCACCCTGGATGAATTCTGGTCCTTCAGAGAATCGGCCCTACCATGGCATGCATGGAGGTGGTCCTGGTGGGCCTGGAGGTGGGCCCCACAGCTTCCCACACCCATTACCCAGCCTGACAGGTGGGCATGGTGGACATCCCATGCAGCACAACCCAAATGGACCACCACCACCTTGGatgcagccaccaccaccaccgatGAACCAGGGCCCCCACCCACCCGGACACCATGGCCCTCCTCCAATGG TACCTGGGAAGTACGCCTGTGGGCTCTGGGGTCTATCGCCTGCATCAAGGAAAAG GTATGATGCCGCCACCGCCTATGGGCATGATGCCGCCGCCTCCGCCACCTCCCAGTGGGCAGCCCCCGCCTCCTCCCTCTGGTCCTCTTCCTccatggcagcagcagcagcagcagcctccaCCACCCCCTCCGCCCAGCAGCAGTATGGCTTCCAGCACCCCCTTGCCATGGCAGCAAA ATACGACGACTACCACCACGAGCGCTGGCACAGGGTCCATCCCGCCATGGCAACAGCAGCAGGCGGCTGCCGCAGCTTCTCCAGGAGCCCCTCAGATGCAAGGCAACCCCACTATGGTGCCCCTGCCCCCCGGGGTCCAGCCGCCTCTGCCGCCCGGGGCCCCTCCCCCTCCGCCGCCTCCGCCACCTGGTTCCGCCGGCATGATGTatgccccaccccctcctcctccgcctcccaTGGACCCTTCTAA